A portion of the Tiliqua scincoides isolate rTilSci1 chromosome 3, rTilSci1.hap2, whole genome shotgun sequence genome contains these proteins:
- the NPY4R2 gene encoding neuropeptide Y receptor type 4-2, protein MNRTITFHGIFPPHSNHTLQFCGNTTDITAFLVTSYSLETILGVLGNTCFLSILAKQKEKAIVTNVFITNLIASGLIMCIFCLPFTIVTVLLNYWVFGEAMCRMTSFIQCTSMTVSILSLVLIALERHQLIINPMGWRPSLYQAYLGIAIIWILASLLSLPFMTNSTLSDAGFKKFYLTGSYTSKAICISSWSSDESRLIYLTALMLLQYCLPLVFILVCYLRIYLRLRKRKCMFEKNSCRTVPLKRINVLLASMVVAFAVCWLPLHVFNSIDDWNYKIMPHCLHDLIFSLCHLIAMASACVNPIIYGFLNSNFRKDVKTLILSCQHQSSVQEYEHLSLSTMQTDVSKDSLRLSRQQNPI, encoded by the coding sequence ATGAACAGGACCATCACTTTTCACGGCATATTTCCACCCCATAGCAACCATACCCTTCAGTTCTGTGGGAATACCACAGATATTACTGCCTTTCTAGTCACATCATACAGCTTGGAGACTATTCTAGGTGTGCTAGGAAATACCTGCTTTCTTTCCATCCTGGccaaacagaaggagaaagccaTTGTCACCAATGTCTTTATCACCAATCTGATTGCTTCAGGCTTGATCATGTGCATCTTTTGCCTGCCATTCACCATTGTCACTGTTCTGTTGAACTACTGGGTATTTGGTGAGGCTATGTGCAGAATGACCTCATTCATCCAGTGCACTTCTATGACTGTGTCCATCCTGTCACTTGTCCTCATTGCTTTGGAAAGACACCAGCTCATTATAAATCCAATGGGGTGGAGGCCCAGCCTCTACCAAGCCTACCTGGGTATTGCAATCATTTGGATTCTTGCTTCTCTCTTGTCCCTTCCATTCATGACTAACTCCACCCTGAGCGATGCGGGCTTCAAGAAGTTCTACCTAACAGGTTCCTATACAAGCAAAGCTATTTGTATATCTTCATGGTCTTCAGATGAGTCCAGACTCATCTATCTCACTGCCTTGATGCTGCTGCAATACTGTCTCCCCCTGGTCTTTATCTTGGTGTGTTATCTGCGCATCTACCTTCGCCTCCGGAAAAGAAAGTGCATGTTTGAGAAGAACAGTTGCCGGACGGTTCCCTTGAAGAGGATAAATGTCCTGCTGGCATCCATGGTGGTTGCCTTTGCAGTCTGCTGGTTGCCGCTGCATGTTTTCAACAGCATTGATGACTGGAACTACAAAATCATGCCCCACTGCCTCCATGATTTGATCTTCTCATTGTGCCATCTTATTGCAATGGCATCTGCCTGTGTTAACCCTATAATCTATGGTTTCCTAAACAGTAACTTCAGAAAAGATGTGAAGACCCTGATTCTGAGTTGCCAGCATCAGTCTTCGGTTCAAGAATATGAGCATCTCTCCTTGTCAACCATGCAGACAGATGTCTCTAAGGATTCCCTTAGATTAAGCAGGCAGCAGAATCCCATCTAG